Genomic segment of Kibdelosporangium phytohabitans:
TGCTGCTGCGGGACGAACTCGTCCGCCAGACCGCCGCCGGGCAGGTGTTCCCCGTCCTGTTCGGCTCGGCCATCTCCGGCGCGGGCATCGACGCCCTGCGCCAGGGCATCGTGGACCTGTTGCCCTCGGCCGAACCGGCGCCGGGGCCGCTGGACGGCACGGTGTTCGCCATCGAGCACGACCCGGCCGGCCGCAGGTTCGCGGTGGCCAGGCTGTTCGCCGGGTCGCTGACCGTCCGCGACCGGGTGACCTTCGCCAGGCGGGACGCGTCCGGCAGCACGGTCGTCGAGTCGGCGCGCGCCACGGCCGTGCTCGACGCCGACCGGCGGGCGGTCGCCGTGCGGGCGGGCGGGATCGCCCGGATCGGTGGCGTGCCGGGTCTGCGGGTCGGCGACCGGCTGGGGTCGACCGTCGCACCGCCCCCACCTGCGCTGTTGCGGCCACCCACGCTGGAAGCCGTGGTCACATCACCCGACCAGGACCTCTACACCGGGCTGTCGGCGCTGGCCGACGAGGACCCGCTGATCAACGTCCGGCCGGGTCCCAGCGCTGGCAGCCTGGTCGTGTCGCTGTACGGCGAGGTCCAGCGGGAGGTGATCGCGGCGCGGCTGGCCGAGGAGTTCGGGGTGAGAGCCGAGTTCTCGGCACCGCGGGTGGTCTGCGTCGAGCGGCTGACCGGCACCGGGCACGCCGTGAAGCACATGGGCGAGACCCTGTTCGTCGGCACCGTGGGCCTGCGGATCGAGCCCGGCGAGACCGACTCGGGCGTGCGCTACCAGCTGGAGGCGGAACGGGGTTCGCTGCCTGCCGCGTTCATGACCGCCATCCAGGACACGGTCCGCGCCACGCTCGCCTCCGGCCCGCGGGGCTGGCGGGTGGTGGACTGCCTGGTCACGCTCACGCACACCGGTTACGCCAGCCCGGTCACCGTCGCCGGTGACTTCCGGGGCCTGACCCCACTCGTGCTGATGGAGGCGCTGCGGGAGGCGGGCACGGTCGTGTGCGAACCGATGGAACACGTGGACATCGACGTGCCCGCGGACGTCGTGAGCTCCGTGCTGGGCCTGCTTGTCCGGTGCGGCGGTGCGCCCGAGATGCCCGTGATCCGCGGGGACGAAGCCGCTGTGACGGCCGTGGTGCCGTCCGGGCGGTTGCGTGGGATCGAGCAGGCGCTGCCCGGCATGACCCGCGGGCTCGGCGCGATGACCACGCGGTTCGCCGGTTACCGGCCGCTCAGCGGCTGAACCGCGTGGCGGCGTGGTGCGCGTTTCCTCGCGTGCGTCACGCCGCCCTAGTCTCAGGGTATGGACCACCTGGTGTCGGGAATGATCGTTCTGGTCGCGGGCGCGGACGGCGGCATCGGCGGCGGCATCACCCGCCGGTTCGCCGAATCCGGTGCGGACGTCATCGCCCACACCACGGGCGCCGAGGTCGACGGCCTGAAGACGCTGACCGGCGACCTGACCGACGAACAAGCCTGTCACGAACTGGTACGCGAGGCGGCGGCGTGGAAAGGACGGCTGGACGCGGTGGTCAACAGCGCCGGGATCCAGCCCGTGCAGACGCTCGACGGGATGACGGCGGCGCAGTGGCGTGAGGTCGTGGACACCAACCTGACGCTGGCGTTCAACTGGACACAAGCGGCGGTGAACGTCATGCGCGGCAACGGAGGCAGCATCACGCACATCGCGTCCATCGAGGGCAGCAGGCCCGCTGCCGGGCACGGTCACTACAACGCCGCCAAGGCAGCGTTGATCATGCACGCCCGCTCGGCCGCACTGGAGTACGGCGGGCTCGGCATCCGCGTCAACACCGTCTCACCCGGACTGGTCGAACGGCCGGGGATCAGCGAGCAGTGGCCGGAGGGTGTCGGCAGGTGGCGGAAATCCGCGCCGCTGGGCAGGCTCGGCACGCGCGAGGACGTCGGTGACGCCTGCGTTTTCCTCGCGTCACCGCTGGCTTCGTGGATCACCGGGCACGATCTGGTCGTGGACGGCGGGATGAGCGCCACGCAGGGGTGGTGATCCCGCGTCAGCCCTTGGGCAGCCGCGCCACCACCCGCTCGGCCAGTCTCACCGACTTGGCGCAGAGCTGCTCCTCGGTGATGTTCTCCTGGGTCTCGAGCGTCACCTTGACCATCTCCTGCCATTCGTCGTTCCAGGCGACGTCCTTCTGGTAGTCGCGGTAGACGATCGTGATCTCGCAGAAGTCGTGCTTGTCGTCGCCGGACTTGCCGGTGTCCCGGTACGCGTCGTGCCCGCCGATCTTGAGCAACAGCGTGTCCTCGTCGGCGTCCTCGTCCGGATCGAGCGGGTAGTTGCGTTCGAACGCCACGTCCGCCTCCACCGGGTCGTCACCCCACCAGCAGGCCCAGTTGCCGAGGTCGGGCTCGGGCGGCCGGAACTTGTCGGCCGTGAACCCGGGGACGGCGGCGATCTGCGCGACCTCCTCCGGCGTCAGCATCTCGCAGGCTTTCATGCTGCCGATGGAGTTGGCCGGGATCGGCTCCTTGCGGCGCGGAATCGTGCCGCGGCTCAGCGTGGCGTACGCGTCGTTGGCCATCGCCTCGGCGACGGCGCACAACGGCGCGGGCTTCTTCTGCTTGTGCGTCGCGGCGATGGTCAGCAGTTTCCCGTCGGACAGATAGATGGTCCGCTTGCACTCACCGTCCTTCTCCGGCGCCCGCTCGATGTCGCTGAGCTGTCCCGGGACGTGCGGCTGGCTCGCGTACTCCTCCGGCAGGGTGAGCTCCACCCTGGCGTCGATGAGGTCCTGGTTGTCGTCGGACTGTTTGATCAGCACGCCGCACCGCAAGAATGCCCCGAACTCGCTGTCCAGGGTGGACAGGATGCCGAACCTGTTGGTCGTGCCGATGTTGATCAGCGAGCAGGGGTCCGCCGTCCTCGGGTCGCCGACGTTCCCCGTCATCGCCGCGGGCGCGGGCCTGTCGACGAAGTAGATCGTCGCGGCGGCGACCGCGGCGACCGCGACCACCGCCGCGACGGCGACCATGATCCGCTTGCGTTTGACCAAACGCTTGCGCGGTAATGGTTCCATCGGTTCGGTGTCGCCCGCGATCCCGTCGAGCATCGCCTTCACCGCGCGGGCCGTCGGCCGCTTGGCCATGTCCTTGTCCAGCATCTGCAGCAGCACCGGCTCCAGTGGACCGGCGTGCCGCAACGGTTCCAGATCGCCGTTGGCGGCTCGGCGCATCTGCGCGAACGGCCCGTGCTCACCGGTGCCGGTCGGCGAGACGCCTTCCACGGAGGCGAAGAGCGTGGCGCCGAGGGAGTACACGTCGGCAGCCGCGGTCGCCTCGTGCCCGTCGACCACCTCCGGGGCGAGGTAGCCGGGCGTGCCGACCATCTGGCTGCCGCCCGTTGCCGTGACGTCCGCCCAGCGCGCGATGCCGAGGTCGGTCAGCTTCGCCACGCCTTTGTCGCTGACGAGCACATTGCCCGGCTTGACGTCCCTGTGCACCATGTCCAATTCGTGCATCGCCGCCAGCGCGTTGGCCAGCTGCGCGCCGACACGTGCGACAGTCGCGGGCTGCAACGGGCCGGTTTCGTCGAGCATCGCGCTGAGGTTGCGGGACGGCATGTACTCCATCACCAGCCAGCGCCTGGCGTCGTCGACGACCGTGTCGAACACCGTTATGACGTTCGGGTGGTGCAGTCCGGCGCCGATCCGGGCCTCGCGGCGGATCTGCCCGTTGTCGCCGTCCTGGGACTGCTTGAGTGCGACGGTTCTGCCGAGCTCGATATCCGTTGCCCGCCAGACAATCCCCATCGCGCCGGAACCGATCTGCTCGTCCAGTCGGTAACGCCCGGCAATCACGTGGTCACTCGGCACCCGTGGGATCGTACTCGCCGACGCGGGGCACCGAGACCGTTCCCGGCTGGAAAGTACCGGACGTTCCCCGGGACACGGCCCCTGCCAGCCGTGAAACCCGTGACCTGATCACGGACCACGTGCGGGTACTTGTCAGTAGTTCGCCACCTCCGCCCGCTGATGCCGCCGGGGCGGACCCGCACCACGCGGGCGCGGACAGCCGTCTGGGCAGCGGCGGCCGTCGCGCGAGATCGTCGCGGCGGGCAAAGGCCCTGGCATGACCAAGGTGGACGGTCACTCCCCCGCCCACGCCGGGTAGGAGTCCCACGCGCGCAACCGCAGGCCGCTGGTGAACCGCCGGTGCACACCGGTCAGCGGGTCGTCGAACTCGAGCACCTTGGCCAGCAGCTGCAGCGGTTTGGTGAAGTCGTCCAGCGCCTTCTCACGCAGGTCCGGGTAGAAGTCGTCGCCGAGGATCGGCACTCCGAGGCCGTTCATGTGCACGCGCAGCTGGTGCGTCCGGCCGGTCGCGGGGACCAGCCGGTAGCGGCCGAGCCCGTCGCGGTGTTCCGCGAGCTCCACCAGGGTCTCGGCGTTCGGCTCGCCCGGGACCTCTTGGGCGACAAGCACTCCCCGCTCCTTGACGATCCGGCTCCGCACGGTCGTGGGCAGGTCGAGCTCGGCGCGGTGCGATGCGACGGCCTCGTATTCCTTGGACACCTGGCGATGCCGGAACATCTCCTGATACTTCCCGCGCACCGCGCGGGTGATGACGAACATCATCAGCCCGGCTGTGACCCGGTCGAGCCGGTGCGCGGGCGAGAGCTCGGGCAGGCCGAGCTGGCGGCGCAGCCGGACCAGCGCGGTTTCCTGGATGTGCCTGCCGCGCGGGATCGCCGCGAGGAAGTGGGGTTTGTCCACCACCAGCAGGTGCTCGTCGCGGTAGACCACGGTGACGTCGAACGGGACGGGTACCTCGTCCGGCAGGTCGCGGTGGAACCAGATGAACGAGCCGGGCACGAACGGTGCATCGACGCCGAGCGGCCCGTCGGCACCGACGATCAGCTCCTCGCGCAGCATCTGCTCGATCCGCTCGGGCGCGACCCTGGGCAGCCGCTCCACGAGGTGCTCCAGCAGCGAGCCCCACTCGCCGTCCTCCGGCATCCGCAGCCGGGCGGCGTCCAGCCCGAACCGGGGCGGGAGCGGAGACCGCAGGCGTCGGCGCACAGCAGGACTCTAGTCGACCCGTGGCCGGGTCCTGTTTGCCCGCTTGGTCATCCAAGACGGTCGTCCGTCTTGTTTTCCCTTGTGAGACAAAGCACTCCACCACCTGGGACACTAGTGTATGCAGTATACGTTCCCTTGGGCTCGCGGTATGTACTCAGTCACCAACCCGGCCACGGGCGAGCTGATCGAACAGATCCCCAACTCGACCGAGGAGGAGGTCACAGCGGCGATCGAGAAGGTCCACCGCGGGTACACGTCGTGGCGCCGCCGCACGGTCGGGGAACGCGCGGAGATCGTGCTGCGCGCGGCGGAGCTGTTCGCCGAACGGGCCGACGAACTGGCCGCGACCATGACACTGGAGATGGGCAAGCGGATCAACGAGGGCCGCGGCGAGATCGGCATCGTCGTGGACATCTTCGACTACTACGGCACCAACGGCCCGGCGCTGCTGGCCGACGAGCCGCTGAAGGTCAAAGGCGGGGACGCGGTCATCCGCAAGGAACCGATCGGCGCGCTGCTCGGCGTGATGCCGTGGAACTTCCCGTGCTACCAGGTCGCGCGGTTCGTCGCGCCGAACCTCGTGCTCGGCAACACGATCCTGCTCAAGCACGCGTCGATCTGCCCGCGCTCGGCCCTGGCGATCGAGCAGGTCCTGCGGGACGCGGGGGTGCCGCAGGACGCGTACGTCAACGTCTTCGCCTCCAGCAGGCAAGTCCCGGCGATCCTGGCCGACCCGCGCATCCAGGGCGTGTCGCTGACCGGCAGCGAGGCAGCCGGTGTGGCAGTCGCCGCCGAGGCGGGCCGCAACCTCAAGCGCTGCGTGCTGGAACTGGGCGGGTCGGACCCGCTGATCGTGCTGGACACCGCCGACATGGACGAGACGGTCAAAGCCACGTCCACCGCGCGGATGCGCAACTGCGGCCAGTCCTGCAACGCGCCGAAGCGGATGATCGTGCTGTCGGACATCTACGACGAGTTCGTCGACAAGTTCACCAAGCGCGTCGGCGACTACTTCCAGGCGGGCGACCCGGCCGACCCGAAGACGACACTGCCGCCGCTGGCGTCCATCGCGGCGGCCGACGAGGTGGCCGGGCAGGTCGAGAAGGCTGTCGAGCAGGGCGCGACGCTGCGTACCGGCGGCAAACGGGTGGGCCCCGGCGCCTACCTGGAGGCGACTGTGCTGACCGACGTGACGCCCGAGATGGACGCGTACTACGAGGAGATCTTCGGACCGGTCGCGCTGGTCTTCAAGGCCGGCACCGTCGAGGAGGCGATCGCCATCGCCAACGACTCGCCGTTCGGCCTGGGCGCCGCGGTGTTCGGCACCGACCCCGAGCGCAACCGCGAGGTGGCCGACCGGATCGAGTCCGGCATGGTCTACCTCAACAGGTCCGGCGGGTCACAGGCCGACCTGCCCTTCGGCGGGATCAAACGGTCCGGCATGGGCCGGGAACTCGGCGCATCGGGCATCGAGGAGTTCATGAACAAGAAGTCCATCCGGCTCTGATTCCAGTTGGGGGCACCTCCGTGCGGTAAGTGCCCCCAACTGGTGGTCCGGTCAGACGGTCAGCGTCCAGGTGTCGATCGTGCCCACGTCCTGGCGGGCCACGTCGCGCACCTGGAGCTTCCAGGTGCCGTTGCGCGCCTCACCGGACACGTTGACCGTGTAGGTCTGGTCGACGTTGTCCGCGCTGTCGGAGGTGCTGGAGTTCTTCAACCGGTACGCCGAGCCGTCCGGGGCGACCAGGTCGATCTGCAGGTCGCCGCGGTAGGTGTGCTTGATGTGCACCTCGGCGGTGCTGGACGCCGACGCGTTGCCGGTGCACCCGGCGAACGTCACCGAGCTCGTCACCGTCGTCAGGTCGGGGATGGCCACGTCGGTGCCGTTGGTCTGCGGGGTGCACGTCGGCGTCGAGCCGACCGTCCACTGGAAGTTCGTCGAGCCGGAACCACCCGCGGTCGCGGTGGCGGTCGCCGTCACGTCGTACGTGCCCGCGGTGGTCGCCGTGCCGGTGATCAGACCGTTGGACGATCCGATCGAGAGACCGGGAGGCAGGCCGGTCGCGGACCACGTGTACGGCGCGGTGCCGCCGGACGCCGACAGCTGCAGGTTCGCCGCCCCACCGACCGCGGTGTTCTGCGGGCCCGGGTTGGCCACGGACACGCCCGGGACGCCGCCGTTGACACGCAGCAGCTTGTTCGGGGTGTTGGCGCCGGGGTTGGTGACCTTGTTCGGGGTCGCCGCGGCGGTGATCGCGCTGTGCACCTCGGCCGGGGTCTTGGCCGGGTTGTCCGCCAGGTACAGCGCGACGGCGCCGGCCACGTGCGGCGAGGCCATCGAGGTACCGCTCATCGTCGCGGACCCGGAGTTGTTGCTGTACGACGCCGAGACGATGTCCTGGCCGGGCGCGAAGATGTCGCTGCAGGTGCCGTAGCTGGAGAACGACGCGCGGGCGTCGGTCCGCGCGGTCGCGGCGACGTTGATCGTCTCACGGACCCGCTGCGGCGAGTACTGGCACGAGTCGTCGTTGAAGTTGCCCGCGGCCACGGCGTACGAGATGCCCTTGCCGATCGACGCGCGCACAGCGTCGTCCAGCACACGGCTCGGCTCGTTCTTGACACCGGTGTAGAGGCTCATGTTGGCCACGGCGGGCAGGACCGCGTTGGCGGTCACCCAGTCCACGCCGGCGGCCTCGGTGGAGATCGACCCGCCACCCTGGCAGTTGAGCACGCGGACGGCCTTCAGCTTGACCTTCTTGGCCAGACCGAAGGTGTTGCCGCCGATGGTGCCCGCGACGTGCGTGCCGTGACCCTGGCAGTCCTTGCCCTGCTGGCCGTCGTTGAACGCGTCGAACCCGAACGTCGCCCGGCCGCCGAAGTCGGTGTGGTTGTAGTTGATCCCGGTGTCGATGACGTACGCGGTGACGTTCGACGCCTCGGTGGAGTAGCTGTACTTCTGGTTGAGCGGCAGGTCCGCCTGGTCGACGCGGTCGAGCCCCCACGAAGGCGGGTTGTTCTGGTCGGTCAGCAGCCCGACCGTGCGGTCTTGCTCCACATAGGACACAGCCGGGTCGGCGGCGAGCTTGCGCGCCTGCGCGGCGGACATGGCGACCGAGAATCCCTTGAGCGCGGCCTGGTACACGAATCCGACCTTGCCGCCGTAGCGCGCCGCCAGCCCGTCGGCCGCCGCGCGGACCGCGATGTTGTCCTTCAGCACCACGACATAGCTGTCCTGGATCTTGTTGGGCGCGTTCTCGGCGATGATCTGCTGCGCCGCGGCCGCGTTCGTCGGCAGGACAGCGGCGAACACAGCGGCGGCGGCGATACCCGCCCCGAGAATTCTTCCTTGCAGGGATCTGAGACGCATGAAAGCTCCTTGCGCGCAGGGGCGCCGGAAACTGCCAGCCCTCGATGGCGTTGTCCCGGCGGTGGAGTGAGCTCGTGCCGGAGCATCATCCGATCCGCAAGACCACGCCGACAACGTACTTTCGTACTGTGTTCGACGGATTTGATCCGAATGGCCGATTCGTCAGGTCAATGCCGGGGTCCAACTAGGACTTGTGCCCTCACGGGCACGTGATCCGCAAATACCGGAACGCCGCCGTGAACGGCTCGCGGTCCGATGTGGCGTTCAGCGCCGTAACACCGACACGGACGGGCTTGGTGAGCGTCGCCGCCGGTCCCAGTGACTGCCAGTGACCGTTGTTCGGGGTGTCACGCCATTCCGCGTCGAGCCGGTTGCCGTGCCGCGACAGCCGCAGTTCGACATTGGCGGCGCTGACGGGAACCGTCACACGGCCACCTTGGTGGTGGTACGCGATCACGTCGCCGGAGCCGCGTTCGAGCCGGACGTGGGTGCGCGCGTCCTCGAACACCAGCAGCCCGGCCGCCTGGTAACCGGCCGACGGATCGGCGAAGACCTCGGTCTGCACAGTGAAGTCGGCCGGCACTGTCGTGTACAGGAACGGCGCGGTGACCTCGCCACCCACGTCGCTGCCGGGCTGGGCGGTCATCTCCAGCCGCCCTTCGATGAAGTCGTAGGTCGACCGGCCGCCGCGGTCGTTCATCCTGTTGAGCCCGTCCACGGCGCCGGCGGAGGCGAAGTCCGTCAGCCACGGCTGGCAGCCGGGCTGGTGCGCCGCGTACTTGAACACGAGCACAGCCGCCGCGACCACGAGCAGAGCCACTCCCCCGTACAGCCAGTTCCGGCTCGCGCGATGGCTCATCACCGCAGTATCCCGCCACCCGGGCGTGTGCGGAGCGTATCGATCGCCGGAACCGGTTACGGCCGCGTGAGCTGGGCACTACGATCGGCCACGCGCCGCCGTAACCGGTTCCATCGAAGGAGGAGTCCATGACCTCCCAGAGACGTTGGCGGCGTTGCGCCGCTGTGGTCGCTGTGGTCGCCTCGACAGCGTTGGTCGCGCCGTCAGCCGACGCGGCCGTCGACAGCGGGTGGGGTTCGCTCGTGACGGGCACGTATTCCAGCGGCGCCGCGCACGCATGGCAGCCGCTGCCGCCTGCCTGGTTCGGGCGCGGCGGCGGCGGTCCTGTCGACGCCACAATGACGATCGACCCGGGGCAGCAGCGCCAGCGCTACTCCGGCATCGGGTTCTCCATCGACGAGACCAGCGTGTCCAACCTGTGGAAGCTGACCCCGGCCAACCGGGACAAGGCGATCCGGCTGCTGGCCGACCCGCGTTCCGGCGCGGGTTTCGACCGGTTCCGGCTGACCATCGGCAGCCCCGACCTGATCGAGCACCTGCCGTTCTGGTCCTACGACGAACTGCCGCCGGTGTCACCGAGGACCCCCATCTGAAGTACTTCTCCATCCAGCGGGACATCGAGCTGCACATGGTGGAGACGGTCAAGCTGATCCAGCGCTACAACCCGCGCGCGACCTTCATCGCGTCGGCGTGGAGCGCACCGGCGTGGATGAAGACGAACAACGAGTTCATCGGCGAGGTGCGACTCAAACCCGGCAGCGCCAACAGCTACTACCAGTCGGGCAAGCTGCGCGACGACGCCATCGACGTGTTCGCGCGCTACTACGTGAAGTACATCCAGGCCTACGCCAAACACGGCATCGAAGTCGACGCGATCACGTTGCTCAGCGAACCGGGCATGGACGTGGTCTACCCCGCGATGGACATCGACGTCGCCCAGCAGCAGAAGCTGGCGCTGGCGATCAAGCGGGAGTTCCGCAAGGCCCGGCTGGACACCGGGTTGTACGTGCACGACTTCAACTTCTGGGACTGGCGCGACCCGAACAGCGCTGAAACCAAGAACTACCACCGGATTTTCCGGGACGCACCGAACGGCGGGATCACGGGCGAGCAGGTGCTCGACGCCACCGACGGCATCGCTTTCCACCCGTACTGGGGAGATCCGTCGGTGATGCGGGATGCCAACGCGCAGACCGGCAAGCCGGTGCACATGACCGAGACCAGCGACCTGTCCCCCGCGACGGTCACGGAGTTCTTCCGGCTCAACGCCGGGTCGTACCTGATGTGGGCGCAGACCACCGACCAGGACGGTGGCACGCTGCACTGGACTCCGGCGCGGGACAACAACATCGACTGGGCCGAGGTCGGCAGGACCACGAAGTGGCCGAACAGGCTGGTCAAAGTCGACACGACGACCAAGGCGTTCACGGTCCGCGACGAGCTGTACCAGTTGGGCCAGTTCGCGAAGTACCTCGGGCAGGAGCACGTGCGCGTCGAGTCGAGCGCGACCGTGAACGGTGTCGGCAACGTGGTGTTCACCGACCGGTGCAACGGCTTCGTCGCGGTGGTGCGCAACGGAAACGCCACCGACTCCACAGTACGGGTCGCGGTGGGCGGGAAATCCTTCGTGGTCAAGGTGCCCGCGAACTCCGTCGCCACCTACAGGTGGCACGGCAAATAGTCAGAACGGCGACATGGGCACGGCCACCCTCAGCCGTGCCCATGCCTGGTCCCTGCCCGCTATCGCGGATCGTCCTCTTTGATGTACGTGGCGCCGCGTTTGGCGAACGCGGCCCACAGGTTGAAACCGATGATCGCCACTCCGAACGCCACCCATAACCAGAGGAAACCGCCGGTCGGTTTGTTCGCCAGCTGAACTATGCCGAAGATAAGCATCGCGGTGCCGAGCACCGCCCCCATGACCGCCATCGGCTTGGACGGCTTGATGCGAGCCACTGAGACCTCCACAGTCGTCGGACTCCGAAGGGGTTCCCCGGATCGCGCGACCAGCAAACCCCCAGGTCGTGTGTCGCAGTCCCCGGTCGATGCGAGCCCGCCCCGGGCCGTGGGCTCGCCCGCGGGGTCCGCGTCCACCCGCAGTCGCTGCTCACCCCCGGCCTGCCGGGACCGCGCGCGGCCACGCAGCCGGACCTCCACAGTGGATCCCGCTGCGGCCGGGATGGTGACCACGTCTGCGATCCCCACCGAGTAGTTCGTGGCGACATGCGTGCCGCGCCAGGCGACGCGCCCGTCGACGGCGAGCTCCACCTCGTCGCCTGCGAAACCGTCGCCCAACTCGACAGCCAGTGCCATGGGCTGATCATGCCTCCATTCGTTGTTCGACTCGGCCAGGCCCCGGATGTCCGCCCGCGACTGCCGGGCGCCATCGGTGTCCCCGGCCTCGGCGTGGCAGTCGGCGAGGTACGCCGCCGCCTGGTAGACGGTCTTGTCGTCCAGGCCGCCGTCGCCACGCGACTCGTCGATCGCGCCGCGCAGCAGGCTGTCCGCGCGGCCGGGATCCGGTTCGCGCACGCGCACTTCGCCGTCGCGGCCGGCTGTGGTGAACGGCCGGGCCTGGTTCATGCCCAGCGCGAACCGCGCGTACACGGCGCTCGGGTGGTCGCCGTAGTCCTGGGTGACGGGTTCCAGTGCGGCCATCCCGTCGGACAGGTACGGCGAATCAGTGCCGAGCAGGGTCAGCGCCATGCTGGTCTGGCGTCGTACCCGATGTACGCGCTGACCGGCAGCTGCTCGCCGCCGCCCGCGCGGACACCAGGTCCGGCGTGACGCAATGGATCACCGGTGGCCGGTGCACGATCACGTACCCGCGCGGCCTGCTGATCGCGACCTGGACGAAGCCGAACTTCGGGTGCAGCTGTTCCCGCGTGTTGACCAGCTGGGTGCGGTCAGCGTGACGTCCAGGACGTCCGCATGCCGAGCACCGGCCGTGCCCGCGTCGCCGTGATCTCCAGCCGCAGCCCGGTCGTGTCGGACACGTGGTCGGGGTATTCGTTGGCCCCGTCCAGCGCCGCGCCGATCCCGAAGGGGTTGCCGTCCATGATCACGGCGTTGGGGAAACCGTGCCGCAGGTGCGCCAGTCCCAGGTCGTCGAACACGAACGGGAACGCCGCCACGCCGGACGGGCCGCCGCCGAGCGGGACACAGGCCTGCGGGTAGTTCATCCACGACAGGCTGTGCACCCGGTTGGGCATCGGCGGGTTCATGAACGGCACGAGTGGCACGAGTGGAACGGGTTGAAGCAGTGCCCGAGCTCGTGCACGTGCGTGTAGAGCTGGGTGCGGG
This window contains:
- a CDS encoding serine/threonine-protein kinase, whose protein sequence is MPSDHVIAGRYRLDEQIGSGAMGIVWRATDIELGRTVALKQSQDGDNGQIRREARIGAGLHHPNVITVFDTVVDDARRWLVMEYMPSRNLSAMLDETGPLQPATVARVGAQLANALAAMHELDMVHRDVKPGNVLVSDKGVAKLTDLGIARWADVTATGGSQMVGTPGYLAPEVVDGHEATAAADVYSLGATLFASVEGVSPTGTGEHGPFAQMRRAANGDLEPLRHAGPLEPVLLQMLDKDMAKRPTARAVKAMLDGIAGDTEPMEPLPRKRLVKRKRIMVAVAAVVAVAAVAAATIYFVDRPAPAAMTGNVGDPRTADPCSLINIGTTNRFGILSTLDSEFGAFLRCGVLIKQSDDNQDLIDARVELTLPEEYASQPHVPGQLSDIERAPEKDGECKRTIYLSDGKLLTIAATHKQKKPAPLCAVAEAMANDAYATLSRGTIPRRKEPIPANSIGSMKACEMLTPEEVAQIAAVPGFTADKFRPPEPDLGNWACWWGDDPVEADVAFERNYPLDPDEDADEDTLLLKIGGHDAYRDTGKSGDDKHDFCEITIVYRDYQKDVAWNDEWQEMVKVTLETQENITEEQLCAKSVRLAERVVARLPKG
- a CDS encoding SDR family NAD(P)-dependent oxidoreductase, which translates into the protein MDHLVSGMIVLVAGADGGIGGGITRRFAESGADVIAHTTGAEVDGLKTLTGDLTDEQACHELVREAAAWKGRLDAVVNSAGIQPVQTLDGMTAAQWREVVDTNLTLAFNWTQAAVNVMRGNGGSITHIASIEGSRPAAGHGHYNAAKAALIMHARSAALEYGGLGIRVNTVSPGLVERPGISEQWPEGVGRWRKSAPLGRLGTREDVGDACVFLASPLASWITGHDLVVDGGMSATQGW
- a CDS encoding DUF1349 domain-containing protein: MSHRASRNWLYGGVALLVVAAAVLVFKYAAHQPGCQPWLTDFASAGAVDGLNRMNDRGGRSTYDFIEGRLEMTAQPGSDVGGEVTAPFLYTTVPADFTVQTEVFADPSAGYQAAGLLVFEDARTHVRLERGSGDVIAYHHQGGRVTVPVSAANVELRLSRHGNRLDAEWRDTPNNGHWQSLGPAATLTKPVRVGVTALNATSDREPFTAAFRYLRITCP
- a CDS encoding elongation factor G, translating into MRMLNLGIVAHVDAGKTSLTERLLFDAGAITHLGSVDGGDTRTDAMDLERRRGITIRSAVATFDSAGHKVHLIDTPGHTDFVAEVERALGVLDGAILVLSAVEGVQPHTRVLMRTLRALGVPTLLFVNKIDRRGARHDDLLDDIRRMLSPSAVALNRPVDPGTAAATVELTEPGPELAEVLAEHSDAVLQSYLDGLDPVLLRDELVRQTAAGQVFPVLFGSAISGAGIDALRQGIVDLLPSAEPAPGPLDGTVFAIEHDPAGRRFAVARLFAGSLTVRDRVTFARRDASGSTVVESARATAVLDADRRAVAVRAGGIARIGGVPGLRVGDRLGSTVAPPPPALLRPPTLEAVVTSPDQDLYTGLSALADEDPLINVRPGPSAGSLVVSLYGEVQREVIAARLAEEFGVRAEFSAPRVVCVERLTGTGHAVKHMGETLFVGTVGLRIEPGETDSGVRYQLEAERGSLPAAFMTAIQDTVRATLASGPRGWRVVDCLVTLTHTGYASPVTVAGDFRGLTPLVLMEALREAGTVVCEPMEHVDIDVPADVVSSVLGLLVRCGGAPEMPVIRGDEAAVTAVVPSGRLRGIEQALPGMTRGLGAMTTRFAGYRPLSG
- a CDS encoding S8 family peptidase — its product is MRLRSLQGRILGAGIAAAAVFAAVLPTNAAAAQQIIAENAPNKIQDSYVVVLKDNIAVRAAADGLAARYGGKVGFVYQAALKGFSVAMSAAQARKLAADPAVSYVEQDRTVGLLTDQNNPPSWGLDRVDQADLPLNQKYSYSTEASNVTAYVIDTGINYNHTDFGGRATFGFDAFNDGQQGKDCQGHGTHVAGTIGGNTFGLAKKVKLKAVRVLNCQGGGSISTEAAGVDWVTANAVLPAVANMSLYTGVKNEPSRVLDDAVRASIGKGISYAVAAGNFNDDSCQYSPQRVRETINVAATARTDARASFSSYGTCSDIFAPGQDIVSASYSNNSGSATMSGTSMASPHVAGAVALYLADNPAKTPAEVHSAITAAATPNKVTNPGANTPNKLLRVNGGVPGVSVANPGPQNTAVGGAANLQLSASGGTAPYTWSATGLPPGLSIGSSNGLITGTATTAGTYDVTATATATAGGSGSTNFQWTVGSTPTCTPQTNGTDVAIPDLTTVTSSVTFAGCTGNASASSTAEVHIKHTYRGDLQIDLVAPDGSAYRLKNSSTSDSADNVDQTYTVNVSGEARNGTWKLQVRDVARQDVGTIDTWTLTV
- a CDS encoding NAD-dependent succinate-semialdehyde dehydrogenase, whose protein sequence is MYSVTNPATGELIEQIPNSTEEEVTAAIEKVHRGYTSWRRRTVGERAEIVLRAAELFAERADELAATMTLEMGKRINEGRGEIGIVVDIFDYYGTNGPALLADEPLKVKGGDAVIRKEPIGALLGVMPWNFPCYQVARFVAPNLVLGNTILLKHASICPRSALAIEQVLRDAGVPQDAYVNVFASSRQVPAILADPRIQGVSLTGSEAAGVAVAAEAGRNLKRCVLELGGSDPLIVLDTADMDETVKATSTARMRNCGQSCNAPKRMIVLSDIYDEFVDKFTKRVGDYFQAGDPADPKTTLPPLASIAAADEVAGQVEKAVEQGATLRTGGKRVGPGAYLEATVLTDVTPEMDAYYEEIFGPVALVFKAGTVEEAIAIANDSPFGLGAAVFGTDPERNREVADRIESGMVYLNRSGGSQADLPFGGIKRSGMGRELGASGIEEFMNKKSIRL
- a CDS encoding RluA family pseudouridine synthase, which produces MRRRLRSPLPPRFGLDAARLRMPEDGEWGSLLEHLVERLPRVAPERIEQMLREELIVGADGPLGVDAPFVPGSFIWFHRDLPDEVPVPFDVTVVYRDEHLLVVDKPHFLAAIPRGRHIQETALVRLRRQLGLPELSPAHRLDRVTAGLMMFVITRAVRGKYQEMFRHRQVSKEYEAVASHRAELDLPTTVRSRIVKERGVLVAQEVPGEPNAETLVELAEHRDGLGRYRLVPATGRTHQLRVHMNGLGVPILGDDFYPDLREKALDDFTKPLQLLAKVLEFDDPLTGVHRRFTSGLRLRAWDSYPAWAGE